Proteins co-encoded in one Nothobranchius furzeri strain GRZ-AD chromosome 4, NfurGRZ-RIMD1, whole genome shotgun sequence genomic window:
- the tspan3a gene encoding tetraspanin-3 — MGHCGITSSKTVLVFLNLIFWAAAGVLCYVGAYVFITYDDYDHFFEDVYTLVPAVIIIAVGALLFILGLVGCCATVRESYCGLTTFVVILLLVFMTEVAVVVLGYIYRAKVEDDVNSSIMKVYHEYNGTNSNAQSRAIDYVQRQLQCCGMHNYSDWQHTHWYEETKNNSVPISCCKSNTESCTGSLTHPEDLYQEGCEALVVKKLKEIMMYVIWTALIFAAIQILGILCACVVLCRRSRDPAYELLITGGTPA; from the exons ATGGGGCATTGTGGCATTACGTCCTCGAAAACGGTCCTCGTCTTTTTGAACCTGATATTTTGG GCTGCTGCTGGTGTCCTGTGCTACGTTGGAGCTTATGTCTTCATTACCTACGATGATTACGACCACTTCTTTGAAGACGTGTACACCCTCGTCCCAGCTGTGATCATCATAGCAGTTGGAGCTCTCCTTTTCATCCTTGGACTGGTTGGATGCTGTGCTACAGTGCGGGAGAGCTACTGTGGACTCACGACG TTTGTCGTCATTCTTCTGCTGGTTTTCATGACCGAAGTGGCGGTGGTGGTTCTTGGATATATTTACAGAGCAAAG GTTGAAGATGATGTTAATAGTTCCATCATGAAAGTTTACCACGAGTACAACGGCACAAACAGCAATGCCCAGAGCCGCGCCATCGACTACGTTCAGAGACAG ctTCAGTGCTGTGGGATGCACAATTATTCAGACTGGCAGCACACCCACTGGTATGAAGAAACTAAAAACAACAGCGTTCCCATCAGCTGTTGCAAATCCAACACTGAAAGCTGCACAGGGTCCCTCACTCATCCTGAAGACCTGTATCAGGaa GGTTGCGAAGCTCTTGTTGTAAAGAAATTAAAGGAGATCATGATGTACGTCATCTGGACAGCTCTGATATTTGCTGCCATCCAG ATTTTGGGAATACTTTGTGCGTGTGTTGTGCTGTGCCGCAGAAGCAGAGATCCTGCTTACGAGCTTCTCATTACTGGCGGCACCCCTGCGTAA
- the ch25hl1.2 gene encoding cholesterol 25-hydroxylase-like protein 1, member 2 — MNGSPKLLRLIDASQSSNSASDFCERMELAHDIAPIWTNYLGKDSVLQPLWDSLRLNYKDYVRSPLFPIAVTVSSYFIFCVPFLVCDLMGDRWPGVQQFKIQPSYRPSASNLLHCAGVTLYNHVFLVLPASVAQWLWRPPVDLPDQAPTLLELIVGVTGNILLFDFQYFIWHLLHHKIRWLYVTFHAIHHKYHSPFALATQCLGGWELVTVGFWTTMNPLILRSHLLTTWAFMVIHVYVSVEDHCGYDFPWSTSRLIPFGIYGGPSKHDVHHQKPNSNFAPHFSHWDKIFGTHAEFSFCKTNN, encoded by the coding sequence ATGAATGGTTCACCAAAGCTGCTCCGTCTGATTGATGCATCGCAGTCCTCAAATAGTGCCTCGGATTTTTGTGAAAGAATGGAGCTTGCACATGACATTGCACCTATCTGGACAAATTATTTGGGCAAAGACTCTGTGCTGCAACCTCTCTGGGACAGCTTGAGGCTAAACTACAAAGACTATGTAAGATCTCCACTTTTCCCCATTGCAGTGACGGTCTCTTCCTATTTCATCTTCTGTGTCCCTTTTCTTGTTTGTGATCTCATGGGGGATAGGTGGCCAGGGGTCCAACAATTCAAGATCCAGCCAAGCTATCGGCCATCAGCCTCTAACTTGCTGCATTGTGCAGGAGTCACTTTGTACAACCATGTGTTTCTTGTGCTCCCAGCATCAGTAGCCCAGTGGCTATGGAGGCCACCTGTGGACCTACCAGACCAGGCTCCCACTCTGCTGGAGCTGATTGTTGGGGTAACAGGAAACATCCTACTTTTTGACTTCCAGTACTTCATTTGGCATCTGCTCCATCACAAGATCCGCTGGCTGTACGTCACCTTCCACGCCATCCACCACAAGTACCACTCTCCCTTTGCTCTTGCCACCCAGTGTCTGGGTGGCTGGGAACTGGTCACAGTGGGGTTTTGGACAACCATGAATCCCCTGATCCTCAGATCACATTTACTCACCACATGGGCTTTCATGGTCATTCATGTGTACGTTTCAGTGGAGGATCACTGTGGCTATGACTTTCCCTGGTCCACATCACGTCTAATACCGTTTGGCATCTATGGAGGACCCAGTAAACACGATGTGCACCACCAGAAACCCAACTCCAACTTTGCACCTCACTTCAGTCACTGGGACAAAATATTTGGCACACATGCTGAATTTAGCTTCTGCAAAACAAATAACTAA